In a genomic window of Akkermansiaceae bacterium:
- a CDS encoding AbrB/MazE/SpoVT family DNA-binding domain-containing protein encodes MKIDENGQITIPKVLREKFGFVPDSTLVVETTREGILIKPMPSHMEQVSQWFKDEHGSEMASLTTDQIMRLVR; translated from the coding sequence GTGAAGATAGATGAAAACGGACAGATCACGATCCCCAAGGTTCTCCGGGAGAAATTCGGGTTCGTACCAGACTCCACACTCGTTGTGGAGACCACAAGGGAGGGCATCCTGATCAAACCCATGCCCTCCCACATGGAACAAGTCAGCCAGTGGTTCAAAGACGAACATGGCAGTGAAATGGCCAGCCTCACCACCGATCAGATCATGAGATTGGTCCGCTAA
- a CDS encoding DUF3750 domain-containing protein has protein sequence MLLLVDVLLLLTGCHSKQTIRPDSLIVVKDVQIPDSEPLLARFATHSWVDYRSDTRSPWRRIEIVNKTSGLQHHTIPDDVAHAGKRWGNRVRILSQSDGKKNPRFVSDIMRFAERYDASVYRVWPGPNSNSFAENLIRGVDGVSAVLDHNAVGKEHGFYVGKTAGGTGLELQTPLVGCALGLREGAELSLLGLSGGVALYPPVVKIPFLPRLPGR, from the coding sequence TTGCTCCTATTAGTTGATGTCTTGTTGCTGCTGACAGGCTGTCATTCCAAGCAAACGATCCGTCCCGACAGCTTGATTGTGGTCAAGGATGTGCAGATCCCGGACAGTGAACCGCTGTTGGCACGTTTTGCCACCCACAGCTGGGTGGATTACCGGTCCGATACCCGTTCGCCATGGAGGAGGATCGAGATTGTGAATAAAACCAGCGGCCTACAGCACCACACCATCCCGGACGATGTTGCGCATGCAGGGAAACGTTGGGGCAATAGGGTGCGGATATTGTCACAGTCGGACGGCAAAAAGAACCCTCGCTTTGTGAGCGACATCATGCGTTTTGCAGAGCGTTATGATGCCTCGGTTTACCGTGTATGGCCGGGGCCGAACAGCAACAGTTTTGCCGAGAATCTGATACGCGGGGTGGATGGAGTGTCGGCTGTGTTAGATCATAATGCCGTCGGTAAGGAGCATGGGTTTTACGTGGGAAAAACAGCTGGTGGCACGGGACTTGAACTGCAGACACCTTTGGTGGGGTGTGCCTTGGGACTGCGTGAGGGAGCGGAGCTCAGCCTGTTGGGTCTCAGCGGTGGCGTTGCGCTGTATCCACCTGTGGTGAAGATTCCTTTTTTGCCCAGATTGCCTGGCAGGTAA
- a CDS encoding alkylphosphonate utilization protein: MSKLVCPLCTMEDVLDLPRKYECMTCGHEWEKEEQGRVVKDAYGNVLETGDIVQMVKDLKLKGSSKVLKSGMKSKPIRIVDGDHEIDCKMDGLSIALKAQFVKKVQS; this comes from the coding sequence ATGTCTAAATTAGTTTGTCCGCTTTGCACCATGGAAGACGTCCTTGACCTTCCCCGGAAGTACGAATGTATGACCTGTGGTCATGAGTGGGAAAAAGAAGAGCAGGGGCGTGTGGTCAAGGATGCCTATGGCAATGTACTGGAAACGGGTGACATCGTGCAGATGGTGAAAGATTTGAAGCTCAAGGGAAGCTCAAAGGTGTTGAAGAGCGGGATGAAGTCCAAGCCAATCCGCATCGTGGATGGTGATCACGAGATCGACTGCAAGATGGATGGTTTGTCCATTGCCCTGAAAGCGCAGTTTGTCAAAAAAGTGCAGAGTTAA